The Candidatus Zixiibacteriota bacterium genome segment GATTGCGTCATCACACAAACCTGATACCGGATATCCGAACTCAGGGTTCTCCGAGTGCGCGATAAACGGAGCCGTTCGCTCGCTTCAATACGGTGTCCGCATCGCGGGCGGAGCAGTTCAGCTTGGCCATGACCAGCGCGCGCTTGACTGAACCGCGCGCCCGACGCAAGAACTCGCTCGACTGGTCATAGTCCAGACCGGCAGTCACACAAAGGATACGCTTGGAGCGTTCGCGCAGTTTCGCAGAGGTCGCTGTCAGGTCGACCATCCAATTCTGATACGTTTTGCCCAGTTGAATCATGGCCGCTGTTGTGATCATGTTGAGCACGAGCTTTTGCGCCGTACCTGCTTTCATCCGCGTTGATCCCGCGATCACCTCGGGGCCGACTACGACTGCAACGACAACATCGGCGCTTTCCGAGCTCGTGGCGACCGGTATCGGATTGGCGACGAGGAAGATCGTGCGTGCGCCGCGACGTTTGGCCTCGCGCAATGCGCCCAGAGTGTACGGCGTGCGTCGTGACGCCGCGATGGCGATCAGGCAATCTTGTTTGCCGACGCGATGTCGCCTGACATCGGCGGCGCCATCGGCCGCTTTGTCCTCGACCCCTTCGCGCGAACGGATCAATGTGCGATGCCCGCCGGCAATCAACCCCACCGCGCGCTTGTGATCCAATCCGAATGTCGGCGGCAGCTCGGAGGCATCGAGCACACCGAGCCGTCCGGATGTGCCCGCGCCCGCGTAGAACAGGCGTCCGCCCCCAAACCAAGCATCGATGACCACTTGTGTCGCCTTTTCGATCTGCGGCAGACAGCGCGCGATGGCAGTGGCGACTGTGCGATCGGCATCGTTGATGCGCTTGAGCACCGTGCGCAGCGGTTCGCGGTCCAGCCGTCGATAACGTTTGTCCTGCGACTCGGTGGTCAATTCGGTCAATTGTTCGTATAGCGTATGGTCCTTTGCGTGTCGCTTCATGTCCAGAAAGTCGATGGGAAACGAGGGGCTGTCAACTGTGGAAGATGGGAGCCGTGCATCAGAACTCGAAGGTCGACCACACGGGGTCGCCCAGGTATAGCGCCGCTGCGTCGTGGCATCGTGAGGGATGAATCAATTGATTACCGCGATCTTATACGGCGTCCCCTTGGTCTGGCCATTCACGACAAGCCGCAGGAGGTAGATACCGGAAGCCAGTTCTTCCACGTCAGCAGCACTCCACACGACATCGTGTGTGCCGCCGGAAAGGACGCCCCGATACGCCCTGGCAACCGTTCGCCCATGTATGTCGTGGACGATCAACTCGACTGGAATGGCCTGTTCCGATCCGATCACGCCAATGTCGACTCGGATCGTGGCGAGCGATCTGACGGGATTGGGAAACACAGCGACAATCCGCGAAGACCTGGGGACAGACGGCATCGCTTTCACTTCAATCTCGACGATTTCGGTATCAGCCAATGACGTGTCCTCGGCGATAAACCGGACAGAGTGATACCCGACCTGCTCTTCGTCCGGGGCAAACGAAAATGTCGCTACGCCATCGCCGTGGTCTACGAGCACAGCGTTATCAAGAGAATCGCCGAGTCGCAATACGATGCTGTCATCGTCCGGATCGCTGGCCCGGACTTCCAATTCGAGCGAATCGCCGAGAGTGATCGTCCGGCCACCGGTTGGTTCAAGCACCGGAGCGCGATTCGCGGGATGATCTGCGACAACATACTGTCCCTCGGGCGATGGGTTGCTGGTGTTCCCCATCGAGTCGGCTGCCACCACGACATAAAACGCAGAATCTCGGTCGGGCGGCAGTATATCCGTCCAGCAAGTGTCATCGAACGGCACAGTTTCCTGCTGTTCCACGTCCATTGGCCAAAAGCCCGAATGCGTTCCACGACTAACCTTATACTCACGCAAGTCACCCTCGTAACGACGACTCCAACAAACGGTGACCGCTGGACCTGCACCCGTCACGCTGATCGAGCCGGGAGCGAGGGGCGGAAAATCAGTGTAGTGGTAGGTGTTGCCACCCGGCCCACCCGTCCAGCCGATGTCGGAGCGCGAGCCGTCGACGTCGAGCACGGACGGGTCACCCGCGTCGATGAGCGGGCTACCGTATTGCAGCTGGAAGAGCGAATCCGTCGTCAGCATCGGGTACAGATTCGTGTTTTCATAAGGGAAGATCTTGATCCGTTCGGGCGGATCGCCGGGATAGATGTAGTAGAACGAGTCGACGGGCGGCCAGAAGGCATTGTAGGCATACGTAATCCATCCCGTGGAGTCACAGCCGTCGCACGAAAGACCGAATCGGAAGAGAGCTGGACTATCTAAGAAGATATTGTTGCGGATCGTGATCGTTTCAAAGTACCGCTGAAGCACTTCGGACCGCTGCGGGCCATGATCGCAGTCGATGAATGTATTGTTTTCGAGAGATCCAGTCGCATAGTACCAAATGACGGGATGTTGAGCCTGTCGGATGAGGTTATTGCGAATAGTGACCTGATTGGCGAACCCGACTTCAATTCCTGCTCGCGGACGAGCGTCACCCAGTAACGTGTTATCGCTTACGTTGTGCTCGATGAGAATGGTTCCCGCGCGGTAAACCGAGATTCCCCGCCCGGAAAAGCCTCCAGCAAATGTATTGTCATGAATCCAGGAGTGACCATTGCCGCAGATGATCCCGTCTCCCGCACCATGGATGAACTCGTTGTCATGAATGTGACTTGTCCCCGAGCTTCCAAAGGAAGCATTGCACTCGACAAACCGGCATTCAGATACACTTATGGTACCGGCATAGTAGCCGAAAACGCCGTTAATGTGCATTACAGTGCTTCCTCTTGAAAACCGAAACTCCAGCCCAGAGACCGCATGGTCAAGGCTGCCACGAATCTCGATGATTTGCTCGGGGAACTCGTACGGGCCAGTCCAGTCCAGAGTGACTGAATCCCGTCCAACGCCGTGGAGAGAAACACCAGGTGCAATAAGGATCGTCGAATCGATTCCGTAGTATCCGGCATGAATTAGAATGGTATCGCCGACGGAGGTCGCCAATCGAGCCGCGTCGATCACACGATGGGCGGCTGTCTGGTAAGTCGCATATGGAGGGGTGTTCGAACCCAACGGCGAAACATGAATCGTCCGCGGTCTCACGCGCGGGCCGATCTGGATTCGAATGATCAACGTATCCTCGAAGGCTCCATCCGATGCGACCAATAAGATCGTGACCTCCCCGACTTGCGACTCGTCCGGTGAGAAAACCAGTGATCCCTGCCCACTTCTCAGATCGGTGAAGGTGGCGTGGGCCGGCGGATCGAGGATCGACAGCGTCAGCGGATCGTCATCGGCGTCCGTCGCCATCACGGATAGGGTCAGCGTGTCACCCGCTACCACCTCCTGATCGGGTACAAGCTCCCAAACAGGCGGGTGGGGGTCAGTGTCGTAGGCAATCACGGCCGAGGGACCGCTCTCCTGGCCGGCGCTGTCGAACGCCGTGACGACATAGTAGACGACCTCCGGGGTTGCCTGATTGGTATCCCAAATCGCGGTGTCGGCGGCGGCGACCTCCTTCAGGGGGAGTGTCGTCTCATCCCAGAATCCGGGGCTCTCCCCGCGATAAATTCGGTATCCGGCCAGATCGGTCTCCGGCCTGGCGCTCCATTGAACGTGCGCGACCACGTTCTGACCGACAGTGCGCAGTGATTCCGGCGCGAGTGGCGCGAGATCCGGGTAGCTATATGTGTATCCCTGCGGCCCGCCGGTCCAGCCGATGTCGGAGCGGGAGCCGTCGGCATCCAGGATCGAGGGGTCGCCGGCGTCGATCAGGGGGCTGCTGTATTGCAGCTGGAAGAGCGAATCCGTCGTCAGCATCGGGTACAGATTCGTGTTTTCATAAGGGAATATCTTGATCCGTTCGGGCGGATCGCCGGGGTAGATGTAGTAGAACGAGTCGACCGGTAGCCAGAATGCATTGTAGGCATACGTAATCCATCCCGTGGAGTCACAGCCGTCACAGGACAAACCGAACTGGAAGGCAGCACGGTTATTAAGGAACAGATTGTTGCACATCGACAGCGTCTCAAAATAGCGCTGCAAGACGGTTGAGAGCAGTGCCCCACGGTCACCGTCGATGATCGTGTTGTTCTCCACCACGCCTGATGCGTAGTACCAGAGGATCGGGTGCTTGACTTGCCGGATGAGGTTATTGCGGATTGTGACCGAGTTCACGAAATTGACGTAAATCGCCGCATGTGGGCGACCACCCCCAGGTCGAGTGTT includes the following:
- the murQ gene encoding N-acetylmuramic acid 6-phosphate etherase codes for the protein MKRHAKDHTLYEQLTELTTESQDKRYRRLDREPLRTVLKRINDADRTVATAIARCLPQIEKATQVVIDAWFGGGRLFYAGAGTSGRLGVLDASELPPTFGLDHKRAVGLIAGGHRTLIRSREGVEDKAADGAADVRRHRVGKQDCLIAIAASRRTPYTLGALREAKRRGARTIFLVANPIPVATSSESADVVVAVVVGPEVIAGSTRMKAGTAQKLVLNMITTAAMIQLGKTYQNWMVDLTATSAKLRERSKRILCVTAGLDYDQSSEFLRRARGSVKRALVMAKLNCSARDADTVLKRANGSVYRALGEP
- a CDS encoding right-handed parallel beta-helix repeat-containing protein → MARLVGKNEVAGMSLRFPFSHHNLNGYALYGHNFPEFDTVTVRDCRINGFAVVLGGNTRAFVYDNEFFHQRARGVRAHSTYAWIHDNLFVGETTSAEEGLLVSDAGTVLIERNVFDNTRPGGGRPHAAIYVNFVNSVTIRNNLIRQVKHPILWYYASGVVENNTIIDGDRGALLSTVLQRYFETLSMCNNLFLNNRAAFQFGLSCDGCDSTGWITYAYNAFWLPVDSFYYIYPGDPPERIKIFPYENTNLYPMLTTDSLFQLQYSSPLIDAGDPSILDADGSRSDIGWTGGPQGYTYSYPDLAPLAPESLRTVGQNVVAHVQWSARPETDLAGYRIYRGESPGFWDETTLPLKEVAAADTAIWDTNQATPEVVYYVVTAFDSAGQESGPSAVIAYDTDPHPPVWELVPDQEVVAGDTLTLSVMATDADDDPLTLSILDPPAHATFTDLRSGQGSLVFSPDESQVGEVTILLVASDGAFEDTLIIRIQIGPRVRPRTIHVSPLGSNTPPYATYQTAAHRVIDAARLATSVGDTILIHAGYYGIDSTILIAPGVSLHGVGRDSVTLDWTGPYEFPEQIIEIRGSLDHAVSGLEFRFSRGSTVMHINGVFGYYAGTISVSECRFVECNASFGSSGTSHIHDNEFIHGAGDGIICGNGHSWIHDNTFAGGFSGRGISVYRAGTILIEHNVSDNTLLGDARPRAGIEVGFANQVTIRNNLIRQAQHPVIWYYATGSLENNTFIDCDHGPQRSEVLQRYFETITIRNNIFLDSPALFRFGLSCDGCDSTGWITYAYNAFWPPVDSFYYIYPGDPPERIKIFPYENTNLYPMLTTDSLFQLQYGSPLIDAGDPSVLDVDGSRSDIGWTGGPGGNTYHYTDFPPLAPGSISVTGAGPAVTVCWSRRYEGDLREYKVSRGTHSGFWPMDVEQQETVPFDDTCWTDILPPDRDSAFYVVVAADSMGNTSNPSPEGQYVVADHPANRAPVLEPTGGRTITLGDSLELEVRASDPDDDSIVLRLGDSLDNAVLVDHGDGVATFSFAPDEEQVGYHSVRFIAEDTSLADTEIVEIEVKAMPSVPRSSRIVAVFPNPVRSLATIRVDIGVIGSEQAIPVELIVHDIHGRTVARAYRGVLSGGTHDVVWSAADVEELASGIYLLRLVVNGQTKGTPYKIAVIN